In Acidobacteriota bacterium, a single window of DNA contains:
- a CDS encoding peptidase M20 codes for MSSAVVVLLLLWVSSLCSAQIDDATRQLSHDIFKQLIEINTTDSVGNVTTAAEAMAQHLRAAGFPAADIQVIGPNDRKKNLVARLHGTSRKKPVLLIGHLDVVEARRSDWTTDPFQLVEQDGYFYGRGTQDMKGADAILVTTMIRLKREHYKPPRDIILALTADEEGGKSNGVEWLVNNHRDLIDAEFVLNPDGGGIQLENGKTVMMEMDATEKLYSDYQLKVTNPGGHSSLPTPDNAIYHIADALSRLERYGFPFELNDVTRAYFTQMAKTETGQKGADMKTLLSIPPDEQAIARLSEDPLNNSLMHTTCVATRLDGGHANNALPQTARANVNCRILPGHSIEETRQTLIKIFDDRQVTVNSVGSDGEVQTESSPRKSFPPPPLLPEVMKPLQLVTQEMWPGTPVVPSMATGASDGVYTSPAGMPTFGISGLALEINDVRAHGKDERLPVKSFYDGVAFYYTFLKAVASE; via the coding sequence ATGTCCTCGGCTGTTGTTGTCTTGTTACTCTTGTGGGTTTCGTCTCTATGTTCTGCCCAGATCGACGATGCTACGCGACAGCTCTCTCACGATATCTTCAAGCAACTCATTGAGATCAATACGACAGACTCGGTTGGAAATGTAACCACCGCGGCGGAGGCCATGGCGCAACATCTGCGCGCGGCTGGCTTTCCAGCAGCGGATATCCAGGTGATTGGCCCGAATGATCGCAAGAAAAACCTTGTCGCGCGACTGCACGGAACCAGCAGAAAAAAGCCCGTGTTGTTGATTGGGCATCTGGATGTAGTCGAAGCCAGGCGCAGCGATTGGACCACGGATCCGTTTCAATTGGTTGAACAGGATGGGTACTTCTACGGCCGCGGCACGCAGGACATGAAAGGCGCGGACGCCATTCTGGTCACCACAATGATCCGCCTGAAAAGGGAACATTACAAACCCCCGCGAGACATCATTCTTGCTCTCACCGCCGATGAAGAAGGCGGAAAGTCCAATGGCGTGGAATGGCTGGTAAACAATCATCGCGATCTCATCGATGCCGAGTTTGTGCTGAATCCAGACGGAGGAGGCATTCAGCTTGAGAACGGCAAGACCGTAATGATGGAGATGGATGCTACAGAAAAGCTCTACTCCGACTATCAGCTCAAAGTGACCAATCCCGGCGGACATAGCTCTTTGCCGACACCAGATAACGCCATCTACCACATCGCCGATGCTCTCTCGAGACTTGAACGATACGGCTTCCCGTTCGAGTTAAATGACGTCACTCGTGCTTACTTCACGCAGATGGCGAAAACCGAAACGGGCCAGAAGGGGGCTGACATGAAGACCCTTCTGTCTATTCCTCCCGATGAGCAGGCGATTGCCCGTTTATCGGAAGATCCACTCAACAATTCGTTGATGCATACAACTTGCGTAGCCACGCGTCTCGATGGCGGTCATGCCAACAACGCGCTGCCACAAACGGCTCGCGCTAACGTGAACTGCCGCATTCTGCCCGGGCACTCGATTGAGGAGACGCGGCAGACGCTGATCAAGATCTTTGACGATCGCCAAGTGACGGTGAACAGCGTGGGAAGTGATGGAGAGGTTCAGACTGAGAGCTCTCCACGAAAATCTTTTCCACCTCCACCGTTGTTGCCGGAAGTAATGAAACCCCTGCAACTCGTGACCCAGGAGATGTGGCCTGGAACGCCCGTTGTGCCATCGATGGCAACCGGAGCGTCCGACGGCGTCTACACGTCGCCGGCAGGCATGCCCACATTCGGAATCTCCGGGCTTGCGCTTGAAATCAACGACGTTCGTGCGCATGGCAAAGACGAACGTCTGCCGGTGAAGTCGTTCTACGACGGGGTTGCGTTCTACTACACATTCCTTAAGGCCGTCGCATCGGAATAG
- a CDS encoding glycosyltransferase: MIDRGKHNLLGILVDAVDYEAAVDRVLDAAREHRGAAISALAVHGIMTGVLDPIHRYRLNRFDLIVPDGQPVRWALNLMYGARLEDRVYGPELTLRVCERAAGEQAPVFFYGSTLPVLERMQRNLLKRFPKLKVAGMEASKFRRLTQQEATELSKRIRESGATIVFAGLGCPRQETWAYEFRDLVSMPILAVGAAFPFIAGELRQAPPRLQRMGMEWFFRLCMEPKRLCRRYALLNPAYIALVTMQYARITTFDTAGIMPKSSMLFG, encoded by the coding sequence ATGATCGATCGCGGCAAGCACAACCTCCTGGGCATTCTGGTCGACGCTGTCGACTACGAAGCTGCTGTCGACCGTGTTTTGGATGCAGCGCGTGAGCATCGGGGCGCGGCGATCTCCGCACTCGCCGTCCACGGGATTATGACGGGCGTCTTGGATCCGATACATCGCTATCGACTGAACCGATTTGACCTGATTGTGCCCGACGGACAGCCGGTGCGCTGGGCCTTGAACCTGATGTATGGCGCCAGACTGGAAGATCGCGTGTACGGTCCTGAGCTCACGCTTCGGGTTTGCGAGCGGGCAGCAGGGGAGCAGGCGCCGGTCTTTTTTTATGGCAGCACGCTGCCTGTCCTTGAACGCATGCAACGCAATCTGCTGAAGCGTTTTCCCAAATTGAAAGTTGCCGGTATGGAGGCTTCAAAGTTTCGACGTCTCACGCAGCAAGAGGCGACCGAGTTGAGCAAACGGATTCGGGAATCCGGAGCAACTATTGTCTTTGCTGGGCTCGGATGCCCAAGGCAAGAGACTTGGGCTTACGAATTCCGCGATCTGGTGAGCATGCCGATCCTCGCGGTAGGCGCCGCCTTCCCTTTCATCGCCGGAGAGCTGCGCCAGGCTCCGCCGAGGCTGCAGAGAATGGGAATGGAATGGTTCTTCCGCCTCTGCATGGAACCTAAACGGTTGTGCCGACGTTATGCCTTGCTGAACCCGGCATACATCGCATTGGTGACGATGCAGTACGCTCGAATCACAACCTTTGACACGGCGGGAATCATGCCGAAATCGAGCATGCTGTTCGGATAG
- a CDS encoding NAD-dependent epimerase — MCLAVITGSAGLVGSEAAANYAAQGWDVIGIDNDMRSYFFGAEASTRWVRERLESQYRNYIHREVDIRDTDEIFGIFRRAGNEIDLIIHAAAQPSHDWAATDPFTDLAVNANGTSVLLEATRLYCPEAVFIYMSTNKVYGDTPNSLPLIELDWRWEIDPSHAYSEGIPETMSVDHTLHSLFGVSKLAADMLVQEYGKYFGMKTACFRGGCLTGPNHSGAQLHGFLSYLMKCVVTGHPYKVFGYKGKQVRDNIHSADLIQAFDEFYRAPRSGEVYNMGGGRLSNCSMLEAIEMCQQISGEELDSEYVETPRKGDHQWWISDCSRFRSHFPNWKQQYDVRRILEEIYEASVERVPVLRAA, encoded by the coding sequence ATGTGTCTGGCAGTCATCACCGGCTCTGCCGGCTTGGTCGGATCGGAGGCAGCCGCAAATTACGCCGCTCAGGGCTGGGATGTAATTGGCATCGACAATGACATGCGCAGCTACTTCTTCGGCGCCGAGGCTTCAACGCGATGGGTTCGCGAGCGGCTCGAAAGTCAGTACCGCAACTACATTCATCGCGAAGTCGACATACGCGACACTGACGAGATCTTCGGGATCTTTCGCAGGGCAGGCAACGAAATCGACCTCATTATCCACGCGGCGGCACAGCCCTCGCACGATTGGGCGGCAACCGATCCATTTACGGATCTGGCCGTGAACGCAAACGGAACTTCCGTGCTGCTTGAGGCGACACGCCTCTACTGCCCCGAGGCGGTATTCATTTACATGTCCACAAACAAAGTGTATGGAGACACGCCCAATTCCCTGCCTCTCATCGAACTTGATTGGCGCTGGGAGATTGATCCATCGCACGCTTACAGTGAGGGCATTCCGGAAACCATGTCTGTAGACCACACGCTACACAGCCTCTTCGGAGTTTCCAAACTCGCAGCAGATATGCTCGTCCAGGAATACGGAAAATATTTTGGAATGAAGACTGCCTGCTTCCGTGGAGGGTGCCTCACTGGACCCAATCACTCCGGAGCGCAATTGCATGGATTCCTCTCCTACCTGATGAAATGCGTCGTCACTGGGCATCCATACAAGGTGTTCGGCTATAAGGGCAAACAGGTGCGCGACAACATTCATAGTGCCGATCTGATTCAGGCTTTCGACGAGTTCTATCGCGCTCCTCGCAGCGGAGAGGTTTACAACATGGGCGGCGGCCGCTTGAGCAATTGCTCCATGCTCGAAGCCATTGAAATGTGCCAGCAGATTTCGGGCGAAGAACTGGATTCGGAATACGTCGAGACTCCGCGCAAAGGCGATCATCAATGGTGGATTAGCGATTGCTCACGATTCCGTTCCCACTTCCCAAATTGGAAGCAACAGTACGACGTGCGCCGGATTCTTGAGGAGATTTACGAAGCGAGCGTTGAACGCGTGCCCGTTCTGCGCGCGGCTTGA
- a CDS encoding glycosyl transferase family 1, which translates to MKILTAHNYYHYPGGEDVVFAQERSLLERHGHEVFSYERSNDELESRSLLPRVLGAAASVWSRTTYSEFSQLLSRLSPDVVHVHNTFLAMSPSVFSACKDARIPVVHTIHNYRLLCANSAFFRNGGPCEKCAAGNRWHGIANGCYRSSRVATSIATSTIAYNWQRGTWTDGIDRYIAPSHFLREKLISGGLPEERITVKPHFVEPDPGIIGRRENYVVFVGRLSPEKGTKTMLKAWQQLSDVPLWIVGDGPERAELEALCRQKKLNVQFTGNLPRMKALEYLQRARLLVFPSITYESFGMGIIEAFACGVPVVASDHGAMRELVQHGHTGLRFRPMDSDDLAHTVRRLWSDEELLAQSGHNARQEFERSYTAEANYRALIEIYEGVQNAGRPPAAVTIPAAA; encoded by the coding sequence ATGAAAATCCTCACAGCTCACAACTACTACCACTATCCCGGCGGCGAAGACGTGGTCTTTGCCCAGGAGAGGTCATTGCTGGAAAGACACGGGCATGAAGTATTCAGCTATGAACGCAGCAACGATGAGTTGGAATCCAGGAGCCTTCTTCCTCGCGTACTTGGAGCCGCCGCATCCGTCTGGTCTCGTACAACTTATTCAGAATTCTCGCAGCTCTTGAGTCGACTCTCTCCTGACGTGGTACACGTGCATAACACTTTCCTGGCTATGTCACCTTCTGTTTTCTCAGCTTGCAAGGACGCGCGCATTCCTGTGGTGCATACCATACATAACTACCGTCTTCTCTGTGCCAATAGTGCATTCTTCCGCAACGGCGGACCTTGCGAAAAGTGCGCAGCAGGAAATAGGTGGCATGGGATCGCGAACGGTTGTTACCGCTCCTCGCGTGTTGCCACCAGCATAGCCACCTCTACCATCGCCTATAACTGGCAACGCGGAACCTGGACTGATGGAATCGACCGGTACATTGCGCCCAGCCACTTCTTGCGCGAGAAGTTGATTTCAGGCGGATTGCCAGAGGAGCGGATTACGGTCAAGCCACATTTCGTAGAACCCGATCCGGGAATCATCGGCCGGCGCGAGAACTACGTCGTCTTCGTTGGGCGTCTTTCTCCGGAAAAGGGAACGAAAACGATGCTGAAAGCGTGGCAACAGCTTAGCGATGTCCCATTATGGATCGTCGGCGATGGCCCGGAGCGCGCCGAACTCGAAGCATTGTGCCGACAAAAAAAACTGAACGTGCAGTTCACAGGGAACCTTCCGCGGATGAAGGCCCTTGAGTATCTACAACGGGCGCGACTGCTCGTCTTTCCCAGCATCACCTACGAGAGTTTCGGAATGGGAATCATCGAGGCCTTTGCGTGTGGAGTGCCTGTCGTCGCATCAGACCATGGCGCGATGCGGGAGCTGGTGCAGCACGGACATACGGGATTGCGATTTCGCCCGATGGACTCCGATGACCTCGCGCACACGGTGCGCAGGCTGTGGAGCGATGAGGAGTTGCTGGCCCAAAGCGGCCACAACGCTCGCCAGGAATTCGAGCGCAGCTACACAGCAGAGGCAAATTATCGCGCACTGATCGAGATCTACGAGGGCGTGCAGAATGCTGGCAGGCCTCCTGCTGCGGTCACTATCCCCGCTGCCGCATAA